A segment of the Acidimicrobiia bacterium genome:
CCGCGTCCTCGGCTACCGCGACATCGCGCGGTCGCTCGCGGCGTACGTGAAGGAGATGGGGTTCACGCACGTCGAGCTGATGCCGGTGACCGAGCACCCGTTCTACGGCTCGTGGGGCTACCAGACGACGGGCTATTTCGCGCCGAGCGCGCGCTACGGCTCGCCGCAGGATTTCATGGAGTTCGTCGACCACCTGCACCAGAACGGGATCGGCGTGATCCTGGACTGGGTGCCGTCGCACTTCCCCGCCGACGAGCACGGGCTCGCGTACTTCGACGGCACGCACCTGTTCGAGCACGCCGACCCGCGCCAGGGCTACCACCCCGACTGGGACACGCTGGTGTTCAACTACGGCCGGCACGAGGTGCGCGCGTTCCTGGCCAGTAGCGCGATGTTCTGGCTCGACCGCTACCACGCGGACGGCCTGCGCGTGGACGCGGTCGCGTCGATGCTCTACCTCGACTACTCGCGCAACGAGGGCGAGTGGATCCCCAACGAGTGGGGCGGTCGCGAGAACCTCGACGCGGTCTCGTTCCTGCGCATGCTCAACGAGGAGGTGTACCGGGAGTTCCCCGACGTGCAGACCGTCGCCGAGGAGTCGACCGCGTGGCCGATGGTGTCGCGGCCGACGTACGTGGGCGGCCTGGGGTTCGGCATGAAGTGGGACATGGGGTGGATGCACGACACGTTGCAGTACTTCGAGCGTGACCCGATCCACCGCCGCTACCACCACAGCGAGCTCACGTTCCGCGCCGTGTACGCGCACACCGAGAACTTCGTGATGCCGCTCTCGCACGACGAGGTCGTGCACGGCAAGGGGTCGCTCCTGGCCAAGATGCCGGGCGACGACTGGCAGCGCTTCGCCAACCTGCGACTGCTGTTCGCGTACCAGTACGGGCTCCCCGGCAAGAAGCTGCTGTTCATGGGGTCGGAGGTCGCGCCGTGGGAGGAGTGGAACCACGACGTCGGGCTGCCGTGGCACCTGCGCGACGAGCCGTGGCACGCGGCGATCGGACGCTGGCTCGGCGATCTGAACCGCTTGCACCGCGACCTGCCCGCGCTCCATGCGCGCGATGCCGACCCCGCCGGGTTCCGGTGGCTCGTCGCCGAGGACGCCGACAACAGTGCGCTCGCGTTCATGCGAGTCGCGCCCGGCGCGGATCCGGTCGTCGTGGTGTTCAACTTCACGCCCGTCATCCGCGACAACTACCGCGTCGGGGTGCCCTCGGGCGGGTGGTGGTCCGAGCGCGCCAACAGCGACGCGCGCGAGTACGCCGGCAGCGGTGTGGGCAACTACGGGCGCGTGGAGGCCCATCCCGTCCCGCTGCACGGCCAGCCGTGGTCGCTCACGTTGACGCTCCCGCCCCTGGGCGCGCTGTTCCTCGTTCCCGAGTGACCCGCGCGGTGACGCGGCTGGGCGCGCACGCGCTCGGAGACGGGCGGACCTCCTTCACGGTGTGGGCACCCACGCCGTCGCGGGTCGTGCTGCGCGTGCTGAGCTCGGGTCGGCGCGACGTCGACATGACGCGTGACGACCGCGGCTACTGGTGCACGGTCGTCGACGGGGTCGGGCCCGGCGACCGGTACGTGTACGTGCTCGACGGCGTGGAGCGCGCCGATCCCGCGTCGCGCGCGCAACCCGACGGGGTCGACGGGCCGTCGGCGGTCGTCGACGAGACGTTCGCGTGGACGGACGGCATGTGGCGCAACCCGTCGCTGGATCGCTACGTGATCGAGGAGATCCACGTCGGGACGTTCACCCCCGACGGGACCTTCGCGGCCGCGGGACGCGAGCTGCGCGGGTTGCGCGACGCCGGCATCACCGCCGTCGAGGTGATGCCGATCGCCGAGTTCCCGGGCGCGCGCAACTGGGGCTACGACGGCGTCCTGCCGTACGCCGCGCACCACGCATACGGCGGGATCGACGGGTTCCGGGCGTTCGTCGACGCCGCCCACGCGCTCGGCATGGCCGTGATCCTCGACGTCGTCTACAACCACCTGGGACCCGAGGGGAACCACCTGCGCGACTTCGGTCCGTACTTCACCGACCGGTACCGGACCCCGTGGGGTGACGCGCTCAACTTCGACGGGCCGGGCAGCGACGAGGTGCGCCGCTACTTCGTCGAGAACGCATGGTGGTGGGTCGACGGCGCGCACGTCGACGCGCTCCGACTCGACGCCGTGCACGCGATCGTCGACCCGAGTGCGCACCCGTTCGTGCAGGAGCTGGTCGAGACGGTGCACGAGCGCGCGGCCGCACGCGGGCGGGTCGTGCACGTGATCGCCGAGAGCGCCGCGAACGACGTCCGCGTGATCCGCCCCGTGGAGCTGGGTGGCCTCGGGTGCGACGCGCAATGGAACGACGACTTCCACCACGCGCTCCACGCGCTGCTCACCGGCGAGCGCCACGGCTACTACGAGGACTTCGGCGCGCTCGACGACCTGGCACGCGCGTACACCGACGGCTACGTGTACGACGGCCGCTTCTCGCGCTTCCGTGGCCGCCGCCACGGGTCGCCGTCACGCGGGATGCCGGGGTCGCGCTTCGTCGTGTTCGCGCAGAACCACGACCAGGTGGGCAACCGGATGGCGGGCGACCGCCTGTCCGCCTCCCTCCCGGCGGAGGCGTCGCGTCTCGCCGCGGCCGCGGTGCTCCTGTCACCGTTCGTGCCGCTCGTGTTCCAGGGCGACGAGTACGGCGAGCGCGCGCCGTTCCCGTACTTCGTCAGCCACTCGGATCCGCAGTTGGTGGAGGCGGTGCGGCGCGGGCGGGCCGAGGAGTTCGCGGGCTTCGGGTGGGAAGGTGAGCCGCCCGACCCGCAGAGCGAGGACACGTTCCGGTCCGCGGTGTTGCATCGTGGTCGCTCGTCGCCCGACGCCGACGCGATGAGAGCGTGGTTCCGGACGCTCCTCGACGTGCGCGCGTCGGTGCCCGCGTTCGCTCGTCTCGACCCGTCCGCGTGCGACGTGTCGA
Coding sequences within it:
- the treZ gene encoding malto-oligosyltrehalose trehalohydrolase, which produces MTRLGAHALGDGRTSFTVWAPTPSRVVLRVLSSGRRDVDMTRDDRGYWCTVVDGVGPGDRYVYVLDGVERADPASRAQPDGVDGPSAVVDETFAWTDGMWRNPSLDRYVIEEIHVGTFTPDGTFAAAGRELRGLRDAGITAVEVMPIAEFPGARNWGYDGVLPYAAHHAYGGIDGFRAFVDAAHALGMAVILDVVYNHLGPEGNHLRDFGPYFTDRYRTPWGDALNFDGPGSDEVRRYFVENAWWWVDGAHVDALRLDAVHAIVDPSAHPFVQELVETVHERAAARGRVVHVIAESAANDVRVIRPVELGGLGCDAQWNDDFHHALHALLTGERHGYYEDFGALDDLARAYTDGYVYDGRFSRFRGRRHGSPSRGMPGSRFVVFAQNHDQVGNRMAGDRLSASLPAEASRLAAAAVLLSPFVPLVFQGDEYGERAPFPYFVSHSDPQLVEAVRRGRAEEFAGFGWEGEPPDPQSEDTFRSAVLHRGRSSPDADAMRAWFRTLLDVRASVPAFARLDPSACDVSTHPDARTLVVQRRAGEDLGALVLHFGDDAVDVRAPLRRRRWRVLAGDTDGDRANGGDVLSDGEATLRVGPWGVLVLHRQS
- the glgB gene encoding 1,4-alpha-glucan branching protein GlgB codes for the protein RVLGYRDIARSLAAYVKEMGFTHVELMPVTEHPFYGSWGYQTTGYFAPSARYGSPQDFMEFVDHLHQNGIGVILDWVPSHFPADEHGLAYFDGTHLFEHADPRQGYHPDWDTLVFNYGRHEVRAFLASSAMFWLDRYHADGLRVDAVASMLYLDYSRNEGEWIPNEWGGRENLDAVSFLRMLNEEVYREFPDVQTVAEESTAWPMVSRPTYVGGLGFGMKWDMGWMHDTLQYFERDPIHRRYHHSELTFRAVYAHTENFVMPLSHDEVVHGKGSLLAKMPGDDWQRFANLRLLFAYQYGLPGKKLLFMGSEVAPWEEWNHDVGLPWHLRDEPWHAAIGRWLGDLNRLHRDLPALHARDADPAGFRWLVAEDADNSALAFMRVAPGADPVVVVFNFTPVIRDNYRVGVPSGGWWSERANSDAREYAGSGVGNYGRVEAHPVPLHGQPWSLTLTLPPLGALFLVPE